A single window of Pectobacterium parmentieri DNA harbors:
- the rsgA gene encoding small ribosomal subunit biogenesis GTPase RsgA, with translation MSKKKLSKGQQRRVSANHQRRLKKTESKVEWEDSQLGDAQEGIIISRFGMHADVEATDGVVHRCNIRRTLSSLVTGDRVVWRPGHESLAGISGIVEAVHPRHSVLTRPDYYDGIKPIAANIDQIVIVSAILPELSLNIIDRYLVACETLEIEPLIVLNKIDLLDDKSRQFVDELMDIYRALKYRVLMVSSHTQQGISELEQALTDRISIFAGQSGVGKSSLLNALLALGEERILVNEVSDNSGLGQHTTTASRLYHFPHGGDVIDSPGVREFGLWHLEPEQVTSGFIELREYIGSCKFRDCKHENDPGCAINAARERGDIATERFDNYHRILESMAQVKTRKGFSDTDN, from the coding sequence GTGAGCAAAAAGAAACTGTCGAAAGGTCAGCAGCGTCGGGTTAGCGCAAACCACCAGCGTCGCCTGAAAAAAACGGAAAGCAAAGTCGAATGGGAAGATAGTCAACTGGGTGACGCGCAGGAAGGTATCATCATCAGTCGATTCGGCATGCATGCCGATGTAGAAGCCACCGATGGCGTGGTGCACCGCTGCAACATTCGTCGGACCCTTTCATCGCTGGTAACGGGCGACCGCGTCGTTTGGCGGCCCGGCCATGAGTCGCTCGCTGGCATCAGCGGGATCGTGGAAGCCGTTCACCCTCGTCATTCAGTTCTGACACGCCCTGACTATTACGATGGCATTAAACCGATCGCGGCCAATATCGATCAGATCGTGATCGTTTCAGCGATCTTGCCTGAACTGTCTCTGAACATTATCGATCGCTATCTGGTCGCCTGCGAAACGCTGGAGATCGAGCCGCTGATCGTGCTGAACAAAATTGATCTGCTGGATGATAAATCTCGCCAGTTTGTCGATGAATTGATGGATATTTACCGCGCGCTCAAGTATCGCGTGTTGATGGTTTCCAGCCATACTCAACAGGGTATTTCCGAACTGGAGCAGGCCTTAACTGACCGTATCAGCATTTTCGCCGGGCAATCAGGCGTAGGGAAATCCAGCCTGCTTAACGCGCTGCTCGCGCTGGGTGAAGAACGCATTTTGGTAAATGAGGTTTCCGATAACTCAGGATTGGGACAACACACCACCACTGCCTCCCGGCTTTACCACTTCCCGCACGGCGGTGACGTCATCGACTCACCTGGCGTGCGCGAATTTGGGCTGTGGCATCTGGAACCCGAACAGGTTACTAGTGGTTTCATTGAGTTACGTGAATACATCGGCTCGTGCAAATTCCGCGATTGTAAGCACGAAAACGATCCAGGCTGTGCGATTAACGCCGCACGTGAGCGCGGAGATATTGCTACAGAGCGCTTTGATAACTATCACCGGATTCTCGAAAGCATGGCGCAAGTAAAAACGCGTAAAGGCTTTTCGGATACAGATAACTGA
- the orn gene encoding oligoribonuclease, with amino-acid sequence MVDENNLIWIDLEMTGLNPDHDRIIEIATLVTDANLNVLAEGPVLAVHQPDSQLALMDDWNVRTHGSSGLTDRVKASTMDEHAAELETLAFLQKWVPAGKSPICGNSIGQDRRFLFRYMPELEAYFHYRYLDVSTLKELARRWKPEIMAGFKKQGTHQAMDDIRESLAELVYYRENFLRL; translated from the coding sequence ATGGTAGATGAAAATAACCTGATCTGGATCGATCTTGAGATGACCGGCCTGAACCCGGATCACGATCGCATCATTGAGATCGCAACCTTGGTTACGGATGCAAATTTGAACGTGTTGGCTGAAGGGCCGGTACTGGCGGTGCATCAGCCAGATAGCCAATTAGCGCTGATGGATGACTGGAATGTGCGTACGCACGGTTCGAGCGGCCTAACGGACCGCGTTAAAGCCAGCACCATGGACGAACATGCCGCCGAGCTGGAAACGCTGGCATTTTTACAAAAATGGGTACCGGCCGGTAAATCGCCGATCTGTGGTAACAGTATCGGCCAGGATCGCCGTTTCCTGTTCCGCTATATGCCTGAGTTGGAAGCCTACTTCCACTATCGCTATTTGGATGTCAGCACGCTCAAAGAGCTGGCGCGACGCTGGAAGCCGGAAATCATGGCGGGCTTTAAGAAGCAAGGCACGCATCAGGCGATGGACGATATTCGCGAATCACTGGCAGAGCTGGTCTATTACCGTGAGAATTTTCTGCGATTGTAG
- a CDS encoding autotransporter domain-containing protein, whose product MAFPTKALLATAIASLIPFGASAAEAEPASAIDVLSGFNKFWTAGTAWNNGIPTTLGAIVLRQNIQTVIDIARSRTQAQEISAFEFDAQDANYAVIAGLGPLASILKTETGAFTTVDGIPDRAYSSRVSDGGNGLGSATSGLGKVVELVSAVRYPASTTPAKNNYNYPRPFRQTLDGEDLSWVLQKSLVARVPATGNGDGGFPSGHTNAGYLAAFGLAYAVPQQYSDLILRAGEIGYSRVVTGIHSPLDVIGGRMHATYYAIQDLIANPTLRAEAYDQAQNFFAGQCGGTITACYTSGKNAEAAYAQYQIDKALYAKYTFENAFTPIGDTSAAAVVPQNAEVLIETRYPYLTASQQRDILATTSNASGGVMDNGMGYDRLNLFKAANGYGAFNSSVSVTMNAADGGLSAADLWLNDITGAGTFTKSGSGQLTLAGRNSWSGGTTVSGGTLVGTNGRAFGTGAIVNNATLAFDINTDDTLANDISGNGTLRKDGAAKLTYTGNGSSFTGTTQVTNGRLAINGSLGGSIVVADGATVSGSGTIGSLTVASGSTLAPGNSIGTLKVDGDLTLTNGAIYEVEVNPETTESDLIAVTGTATLGDASVLHVGQNGDYRIASTYTILTADKGISGTFGAVTSRYAFLDANLGYSANAVTMQLARNDITFASVATTANQSATANAVESLGTGNAVYNAVAMLDRGVPQNAFDALSGEGYASLAGAMTRGALTVSDTVTEHARTTHDDNVWLNVYGSRNDANGANGTADTDYRSNGFLLGIDGALSDNMTLGIFAGADKGDFDVNGRRFSADVDNYQLGAYANYTYNRLGLTFGTVGSWGDIAAKRDVTVGSLNEKLSADLDARTLQVFGEARMKFDANVVTVEPFARLAHVASKMDSFNEAGGAAALGGEALKMDTTFSTLGVRLEHSFGTQERAWTVNSSIGWRHAFGDIDPTARLHFIGADNYNVTGTPLAENSVRVEAGIGKKLTDNANLSLSYGGQFGSGVTDNAAHLKLNVRF is encoded by the coding sequence ATGGCATTCCCCACTAAAGCGCTTTTGGCTACGGCAATAGCCTCATTGATACCGTTTGGTGCCTCTGCCGCAGAGGCAGAACCGGCCTCTGCAATTGATGTTCTCTCAGGGTTTAACAAATTCTGGACTGCGGGTACAGCCTGGAATAACGGCATACCCACTACGCTTGGCGCGATCGTACTGCGACAGAATATCCAAACGGTGATTGATATCGCCCGTTCGCGCACCCAGGCACAAGAAATATCAGCTTTTGAATTCGATGCTCAAGATGCCAATTACGCGGTCATCGCTGGCCTTGGCCCGCTAGCCAGCATCTTGAAAACGGAAACAGGCGCTTTCACAACGGTCGACGGTATTCCAGACCGCGCATACAGCAGTCGAGTGAGTGATGGCGGCAACGGACTTGGATCAGCCACCAGCGGGCTGGGCAAGGTCGTCGAACTCGTCAGCGCCGTGCGCTACCCAGCCTCCACCACGCCAGCCAAAAATAACTACAACTATCCACGTCCCTTCCGCCAAACGCTGGACGGTGAAGATCTAAGCTGGGTTCTGCAAAAATCACTCGTTGCCCGCGTGCCAGCAACGGGAAACGGTGATGGCGGTTTCCCTAGCGGACACACTAATGCAGGCTATCTCGCCGCTTTCGGTCTTGCCTACGCCGTTCCGCAACAATATTCCGATCTGATCCTTCGTGCTGGCGAGATTGGCTACAGCCGCGTCGTGACAGGCATTCACTCTCCACTGGATGTGATCGGCGGCCGAATGCACGCCACCTATTACGCTATTCAGGACCTCATCGCCAACCCAACGCTACGTGCAGAAGCCTACGATCAGGCGCAGAACTTCTTCGCCGGACAATGTGGGGGCACTATCACCGCATGCTATACCAGCGGCAAGAATGCTGAAGCCGCCTATGCTCAATATCAAATCGATAAAGCTCTGTATGCCAAATACACCTTCGAGAACGCCTTCACGCCTATCGGCGACACCAGCGCTGCCGCCGTTGTTCCCCAAAATGCTGAAGTGCTGATCGAAACACGCTATCCCTACCTTACCGCATCCCAACAGCGCGACATTCTGGCAACCACGTCGAATGCATCAGGCGGCGTGATGGATAACGGGATGGGTTACGATCGATTGAACCTATTCAAGGCGGCAAACGGTTACGGCGCGTTCAACAGCTCTGTTTCTGTGACAATGAACGCAGCAGACGGCGGTTTATCTGCCGCCGACCTTTGGCTAAACGACATCACAGGTGCGGGCACTTTTACCAAGTCAGGTAGCGGACAGCTCACGCTCGCAGGACGTAATAGCTGGAGTGGCGGCACGACCGTGTCAGGTGGAACGCTGGTTGGCACCAATGGTCGGGCTTTCGGCACTGGCGCTATCGTCAACAACGCAACGTTGGCTTTTGACATCAATACCGACGATACGCTCGCGAATGACATTTCAGGTAACGGGACACTGCGCAAAGACGGTGCAGCTAAGCTGACCTATACGGGTAATGGATCTTCCTTTACCGGCACAACGCAGGTGACAAACGGCAGATTGGCAATTAACGGCTCACTGGGCGGTTCAATCGTTGTGGCCGATGGCGCGACCGTTTCGGGCAGCGGCACGATAGGCAGTCTGACCGTCGCCAGTGGCAGTACGCTGGCTCCCGGTAACTCGATTGGCACACTAAAAGTGGACGGCGATCTAACGTTAACCAATGGGGCTATTTATGAAGTTGAAGTCAATCCAGAGACGACCGAAAGCGATCTGATCGCGGTGACAGGCACGGCCACACTGGGCGATGCTTCAGTGCTGCACGTCGGCCAGAATGGGGATTATCGTATTGCTTCCACCTATACCATTCTGACCGCAGACAAGGGTATCTCCGGCACCTTCGGTGCGGTGACGAGTCGCTATGCTTTCCTCGATGCCAATCTGGGTTACAGCGCTAATGCGGTGACGATGCAGCTCGCACGTAACGACATCACATTTGCGTCGGTCGCTACCACAGCCAATCAATCAGCCACCGCCAATGCGGTAGAATCCCTAGGTACTGGCAATGCCGTTTATAACGCAGTAGCGATGCTCGACCGAGGCGTACCACAGAACGCCTTTGACGCGTTATCGGGTGAAGGCTATGCCTCTCTGGCTGGTGCCATGACACGCGGTGCATTGACGGTCAGCGATACGGTTACAGAACATGCCCGTACCACGCATGATGATAACGTCTGGCTCAATGTTTATGGGAGTCGCAATGATGCGAATGGCGCTAACGGCACTGCCGATACTGACTATCGCAGCAATGGTTTTCTGCTCGGCATTGATGGTGCGCTGTCCGATAACATGACGCTCGGTATTTTCGCCGGAGCTGACAAGGGAGATTTTGACGTAAATGGGCGCCGTTTCTCCGCAGATGTCGACAACTACCAGTTAGGTGCTTATGCCAATTACACGTATAACCGGTTGGGATTGACCTTCGGTACAGTGGGAAGCTGGGGCGATATCGCAGCGAAGCGCGACGTCACCGTCGGTTCCCTGAACGAGAAATTGTCAGCGGATCTGGATGCCCGCACTCTCCAGGTATTTGGTGAGGCGCGTATGAAATTCGATGCAAACGTAGTTACTGTAGAACCTTTCGCCAGATTAGCGCACGTCGCCAGTAAAATGGACAGTTTCAACGAAGCTGGCGGTGCTGCCGCATTAGGCGGAGAAGCGCTCAAAATGGATACCACCTTTTCTACCCTCGGCGTACGTCTGGAACACAGCTTCGGCACGCAAGAACGCGCATGGACAGTGAATAGCAGCATCGGCTGGCGACATGCTTTTGGCGACATCGATCCCACAGCACGCCTGCACTTCATTGGAGCTGATAACTATAACGTGACGGGAACGCCACTGGCTGAAAATAGCGTACGCGTTGAAGCGGGTATCGGCAAAAAACTAACCGATAATGCGAACCTGTCATTATCCTATGGTGGCCAATTCGGTAGCGGCGTTACCGACAATGCTGCTCACCTGAAACTGAATGTCCGTTTCTAA
- a CDS encoding DUF4153 domain-containing protein, with protein MSASSPSLRSYLVIGLLQGLLFVAALEMKEGIFQTLLIMMAAVGGISLQWLERTLFLKKTWLWVSVLTVLMTAISGWVFYDSGQERLSGSWVLCGILLGYICCTFMRCWSTREGRWPSYDALCKHAWSHIFTVLLAWLVVLVVVLLLVLCGMLFNMLGFSQVNKVFGHYRFYMLLLPVVFSIGIYIGMTKEAVVGLLRGILLSACRFLLPFSALITVVFTLTLPFSGLEPIWNTGRSAVILLCLMGVNLFLINCASQDDNEGRVYPAILRGLVSASVLCLPVLSALAGYSSWLRIEQYGLTPFRFQSLFVVAIAMLYSLAMLWAVIRRSEAWLGHLRTSNPLLAVVTCILMVLLHTPLLSPEAFSARNQIQRLLSGKTPIDKFALWMLSDELGTVGKQQLAWLTEELKQDRILDAAGRQALRDRLEGRSAKVLPAQVEWVGPLEDGVESMLQSNNFGDRCREKACLLFAIDLTGDGHNEVLVFSQLGWGGSGKILARDEKGHWQVAASLFSTLDKERLVALIKDGNVEAVMPRFKTVRIGGEDMEVRYP; from the coding sequence ATGTCTGCTAGTTCCCCATCGTTAAGGTCTTATCTGGTTATCGGCCTGCTTCAGGGGCTGTTATTTGTCGCCGCGCTGGAAATGAAAGAAGGCATTTTTCAGACGTTATTGATAATGATGGCAGCGGTTGGCGGAATTAGCCTGCAATGGCTGGAACGTACCCTCTTTTTGAAAAAAACGTGGCTGTGGGTCAGTGTGTTGACCGTGCTGATGACGGCGATCAGCGGTTGGGTTTTCTATGACAGTGGGCAAGAGCGTCTATCTGGTTCTTGGGTGCTGTGCGGCATCCTCCTTGGTTATATCTGCTGTACTTTTATGCGCTGCTGGTCAACCCGTGAAGGAAGATGGCCGTCCTATGACGCGCTCTGCAAACACGCCTGGAGCCATATTTTTACCGTGCTGTTGGCCTGGCTCGTCGTTCTGGTGGTCGTGCTGCTGCTGGTATTGTGCGGCATGTTGTTCAACATGTTGGGCTTCTCTCAGGTTAATAAAGTATTCGGTCATTATCGGTTCTATATGCTGCTCTTGCCGGTGGTGTTTTCTATTGGCATATATATCGGAATGACCAAAGAAGCAGTTGTCGGACTACTGCGTGGGATTTTGCTATCGGCTTGCCGTTTCCTGCTGCCGTTTAGTGCACTAATCACGGTGGTTTTCACCTTGACGCTACCTTTTAGCGGCTTGGAACCGATATGGAATACCGGTCGTTCTGCCGTCATCCTTCTATGTCTGATGGGCGTGAACCTCTTTTTGATTAACTGCGCGTCTCAAGATGATAACGAAGGGCGTGTTTATCCGGCCATTTTACGCGGCCTGGTTAGCGCCAGCGTGCTGTGCTTGCCAGTTTTGAGCGCATTGGCGGGCTATTCCAGTTGGCTTCGCATCGAACAATACGGCCTGACACCTTTCCGTTTTCAGTCGCTCTTCGTGGTGGCGATCGCCATGCTTTACAGTCTGGCAATGCTATGGGCTGTCATTCGACGTTCTGAAGCCTGGTTAGGGCATTTACGCACGAGCAATCCGCTGCTCGCGGTTGTCACCTGCATTCTGATGGTGTTGCTGCATACGCCGCTGTTAAGCCCGGAAGCATTTAGTGCGAGAAACCAGATTCAGCGTCTGCTGAGTGGGAAAACGCCGATCGATAAGTTTGCTCTGTGGATGCTGAGCGATGAGTTAGGCACGGTAGGTAAGCAACAGCTTGCCTGGCTGACAGAAGAATTGAAGCAAGACCGGATTCTTGATGCTGCCGGGCGTCAGGCGCTGCGCGATCGGTTGGAAGGCCGATCTGCAAAAGTCCTTCCTGCTCAGGTCGAATGGGTGGGGCCGTTGGAGGATGGCGTTGAAAGCATGTTGCAGAGCAATAATTTTGGTGACCGATGCAGGGAGAAAGCTTGCCTGCTCTTTGCTATCGATTTGACCGGTGATGGCCATAATGAAGTGCTTGTTTTTTCCCAACTAGGCTGGGGAGGCAGTGGGAAAATCCTCGCCCGTGATGAAAAGGGGCACTGGCAGGTTGCGGCCAGTCTATTTAGCACGCTTGACAAGGAACGACTGGTTGCACTGATTAAGGATGGCAACGTTGAAGCGGTTATGCCACGCTTCAAGACAGTCAGGATCGGTGGCGAGGATATGGAGGTCAGGTATCCCTGA
- the ahpC gene encoding alkyl hydroperoxide reductase subunit C — protein sequence MSVINTQVKPFKNMAFKDGQFIEVTEKNIEGKWSVFFFYPADFTFVCPTELGDVADYYDEFQQRGVEIYSVSTDTHFTHKAWHSSSETIGKIKYTMIGDPTGQLTRNFENMREAEGLADRGTFIVDPQGIIQAVEITAEGIGRDASDLLRKVKAAQYVASHPGEVCPAKWKEGEATLAPSLDLVGKI from the coding sequence ATGTCAGTAATTAATACCCAAGTTAAACCATTCAAAAACATGGCTTTCAAAGACGGCCAATTCATTGAAGTGACTGAGAAGAACATTGAAGGCAAATGGAGCGTGTTCTTCTTCTATCCGGCAGATTTTACGTTTGTCTGCCCGACCGAACTGGGTGATGTCGCTGACTACTACGATGAATTCCAACAGCGTGGCGTGGAAATTTACTCTGTTTCTACTGACACCCACTTCACGCACAAAGCGTGGCACAGCAGCTCTGAAACGATTGGCAAAATCAAATACACCATGATCGGTGACCCAACTGGTCAGTTGACGCGTAATTTTGAAAACATGCGTGAAGCAGAAGGTCTGGCCGATCGCGGTACGTTCATCGTTGACCCACAGGGCATCATTCAGGCGGTAGAAATCACAGCTGAAGGTATTGGCCGCGATGCCTCTGACCTGCTGCGCAAAGTCAAAGCCGCTCAATACGTTGCATCTCACCCTGGCGAAGTATGCCCAGCTAAATGGAAAGAAGGCGAAGCCACGCTGGCCCCGTCTCTGGATCTGGTTGGTAAAATCTAA
- the ahpF gene encoding alkyl hydroperoxide reductase subunit F, which yields MLDNTMKVQLKAYLEKLTKPVELMATLDDSAKSAEVRTLLTDIAELSDQVNFIEKNDLSVRKPSFLITNPGSQSGPRFAGAPMGHEFTSLILALLQVGGHPSKEAKELLDQIRNLNGSFHFETYYSLSCHNCPDVVQALNLMAVLNPKITHTAIDGGVFQDEIQNRNVMGVPTIFLNGEHFSQGRTSLAEIVAKIDTGAGAKQVEKLNQRDVYDVLIIGSGPAGAAAAVYSARKGIRTGLVGERFGGQVLDTVDIENYISVPKTEGAKLATALKSHVDDYDVDVIDAQSAEALIPGGEPGKPHQVITVSGATLKARSVIIATGARWRNMNVPGEDQYRTRGVTYCPHCDGPLFKGKHVAVIGGGNSGVEAAIDLAGVVKHVTLLEFAPELKADSVLQEKVRSLPNVDIILNAQTTEVKGDGQKVTGLSYKDRVTDTVQDLPLEGIFVQIGLLPNTHWLEGTVARNRIGEIEIDAKCETSVKGIFAAGDCTTVPYKQIIIATGEGAKASLSAFDYLIRTRA from the coding sequence ATGCTCGACAATACGATGAAAGTCCAGTTGAAAGCCTATCTGGAAAAATTAACCAAACCTGTTGAGTTAATGGCGACTCTAGATGATTCCGCTAAATCTGCGGAAGTCAGAACCTTGCTGACCGATATTGCCGAGTTGTCCGATCAGGTCAACTTTATTGAAAAGAATGATCTATCCGTCCGTAAGCCTTCGTTTCTGATTACTAACCCCGGTTCCCAAAGCGGTCCACGTTTTGCCGGTGCGCCGATGGGGCATGAATTTACCTCCCTGATTCTGGCGTTATTGCAGGTGGGTGGACATCCGTCGAAAGAAGCAAAAGAATTACTCGATCAAATCCGCAATCTTAACGGTTCGTTCCACTTTGAAACGTATTACTCGCTGTCCTGCCACAACTGCCCGGACGTGGTGCAGGCGCTGAATTTAATGGCGGTGTTGAATCCGAAGATCACCCATACCGCGATAGACGGCGGCGTGTTTCAGGATGAGATCCAAAACCGTAATGTCATGGGTGTTCCCACCATTTTCCTGAACGGCGAACATTTCAGCCAGGGGCGGACGAGTCTTGCGGAGATTGTGGCTAAAATCGATACCGGTGCAGGCGCTAAACAGGTTGAGAAGCTGAACCAGCGTGACGTCTATGATGTGTTAATCATCGGCAGCGGCCCGGCAGGGGCGGCAGCGGCAGTCTATTCGGCGCGTAAAGGCATCCGCACCGGTTTGGTCGGTGAACGCTTTGGCGGTCAGGTGCTGGATACCGTTGATATCGAAAACTACATTTCTGTGCCGAAAACGGAAGGTGCCAAACTGGCGACCGCACTGAAGAGCCATGTTGATGACTATGATGTTGATGTGATCGACGCGCAGAGTGCAGAAGCTTTAATTCCTGGCGGAGAGCCGGGTAAACCGCATCAGGTGATTACCGTATCCGGTGCGACGCTGAAAGCGCGGAGTGTGATCATTGCGACAGGCGCGCGTTGGAGAAACATGAATGTGCCGGGTGAAGATCAGTACCGGACGCGCGGGGTAACGTACTGCCCACACTGTGATGGTCCGCTGTTTAAAGGTAAGCACGTTGCGGTGATTGGCGGTGGAAACTCCGGCGTAGAAGCGGCTATCGATCTGGCTGGTGTGGTGAAACACGTCACGCTGCTTGAGTTTGCACCGGAGCTGAAAGCGGATTCGGTATTGCAGGAGAAGGTACGCAGCCTGCCGAACGTCGATATCATTCTGAATGCGCAAACCACAGAAGTGAAGGGCGATGGGCAGAAGGTGACGGGACTGAGCTACAAAGATCGTGTTACCGATACGGTGCAGGATTTACCCCTGGAAGGGATCTTCGTGCAGATTGGTTTGTTGCCTAACACCCACTGGTTAGAAGGCACGGTTGCCAGAAACCGCATTGGTGAAATAGAGATCGATGCCAAGTGTGAAACTAGCGTGAAAGGGATCTTTGCTGCTGGCGACTGTACGACGGTGCCGTACAAACAGATCATTATCGCGACGGGTGAAGGAGCAAAAGCGTCCTTGAGTGCTTTTGATTACCTGATCAGAACACGGGCGTAA
- the queG gene encoding tRNA epoxyqueuosine(34) reductase QueG, whose amino-acid sequence MSYPYDLNELAQHIKQWGQALGFQQVGICDTDLSAEEPRLQAWLDKQYHGEMDWMARHGMLRARPHELLPGTLRVISVRMNYLPAKAAFASTLKNPELGYVSRYALGRDYHKLLRQRLKKLGDQIQEYCGELNFRPFVDSAPIMERPLAAKAGLGWVGKHSLILNREAGSWFFLGELLIDLPLPVDRPQEEQCGRCVACMTTCPTGAIVAPYTVDARRCISYLTIELEGPIPEEFRPLMGNRIYGCDDCQLICPWNRFSQLTDEADFSPRAALHTPELLVLFGWNEEKFLRITEGSPIRRIGHLRWLRNIAVALGNAPYQDNIVLALQTRLGESELLDEHIHWAIQQQLARRALLEIDVQSTQKKRLIRAVEKGLPRDA is encoded by the coding sequence ATGTCATACCCCTACGATCTCAACGAATTAGCGCAACACATCAAACAATGGGGACAGGCATTGGGGTTCCAGCAGGTCGGCATCTGCGACACCGACCTGTCCGCAGAAGAACCTCGGCTTCAAGCCTGGCTGGATAAGCAATATCACGGGGAAATGGACTGGATGGCGCGTCATGGCATGCTACGAGCGCGCCCGCACGAGCTTTTGCCCGGCACGCTGCGCGTCATTAGCGTTCGTATGAATTATCTTCCCGCCAAAGCCGCGTTCGCCAGTACCTTAAAGAACCCAGAGCTCGGCTACGTCAGCCGTTATGCGCTAGGCCGTGATTACCACAAGCTGTTACGCCAGCGCTTGAAAAAGCTTGGCGATCAGATTCAGGAATACTGCGGTGAATTGAATTTTCGCCCATTCGTCGATTCCGCACCGATCATGGAACGCCCTTTGGCTGCAAAAGCCGGGCTTGGCTGGGTTGGTAAACACTCACTAATTCTAAACCGAGAAGCAGGTTCCTGGTTCTTTCTTGGTGAACTGCTGATCGATCTGCCTCTACCCGTTGATCGACCACAGGAAGAACAGTGTGGCCGCTGTGTCGCCTGCATGACCACCTGTCCAACAGGCGCGATTGTCGCCCCTTATACCGTCGATGCTCGCCGCTGTATTTCCTACCTGACCATCGAATTGGAAGGCCCGATACCTGAAGAATTCCGTCCGCTGATGGGCAATCGCATCTATGGTTGCGATGATTGTCAGCTTATTTGCCCGTGGAATCGATTTTCACAACTCACCGACGAGGCTGATTTCAGCCCGCGTGCCGCGCTGCATACGCCAGAGTTATTGGTGTTATTTGGCTGGAATGAAGAGAAATTTCTGCGGATTACGGAAGGATCGCCGATCCGGCGCATCGGCCATCTCCGCTGGCTACGCAATATTGCCGTCGCACTAGGGAATGCTCCCTATCAGGATAATATCGTATTAGCACTGCAAACCCGTCTGGGTGAAAGCGAATTGTTGGATGAACATATCCACTGGGCGATTCAGCAGCAGCTAGCACGCCGCGCATTATTGGAAATTGACGTCCAATCCACACAGAAAAAACGACTTATTCGTGCAGTGGAGAAAGGATTACCGCGCGATGCGTGA